In Onychostoma macrolepis isolate SWU-2019 chromosome 12, ASM1243209v1, whole genome shotgun sequence, a single window of DNA contains:
- the LOC131550864 gene encoding elongin-B-like, with protein MDVFLMIRRHKTTIFTDAKESTTVYELKRIVEGILKRSPEEQRLYKDEQPLEDNKTLGDCGFTNQTARPQAPATVGLAFRISDDTFEHQQVEPFSCPPELPDVMKPQDSGSTANEQSVM; from the exons ATg GATGTATTCTTAATGATCAGGCGTCACAAAACCACAATCTTCACAGACGCCAAAGAATCCACAACCGTCTATGAGTTGAAACGAATTGTGGAGGGCATCCTGAAGAGGTCCCCCGAGGAACAGAGACTATACAAG GATGAGCAGCCTCTAGAAGACAATAAGACACTAGGAGACTGTGGCTTCACGAATCAGACAGCCAGACCACAGGCTCCTGCGACTGTAGGACTGGCCTTTCGTATCAGTG ATGATACATTTGAGCACCAGCAGGTGGAACCATTTTCCTGTCCTCCTGAACTTCCTGATGTTATGAAGCCACAGGACTCTGGCAGTACAGCCAATGAACAGTCAGTGATGTGA